A window from Hemicordylus capensis ecotype Gifberg chromosome 2, rHemCap1.1.pri, whole genome shotgun sequence encodes these proteins:
- the HCFC1 gene encoding host cell factor 1 isoform X4: MVEYGKYSNDLYELQASRWEWKRLKAKTPKNGPPPCPRLGHSFSLVGNKCYLFGGLANDSEDPKNNIPRYLNDLYILELRPGSGVVAWDIPITYGVLPPPRESHTAVVYTEKDNKKSKLVIYGGMSGCRLGDLWTLDIDSLTWNKPTLSGVAPLPRSLHSATTIGNKMYVFGGWVPLVMDDVKVATHEKEWKCTNTLACLNLDSMAWEPILMDTLEDNIPRARAGHCAVAINTRLYIWSGRDGYRKAWNNQVCCKDLWYLETEKPPSPSRVQLVRANTNSLEVSWGSVPTADTYLLQLQKYDIPAATSPATNPVPSVPVNPPKSPAPAAAAPAPPVQPLTQMGITLLPQATAVAAAATAAAAAAAPAPPTTTTIQVLPTVPSSPMPVPAAAATPRPQAVPAVLKVTGPQATTGAPLVTVRSAGQAGKGPVTVTSLPAGVRMVVPTQTTQGTVIGSSPQMSGMAALAAAAAATQKIPPSSTPTMLSVPAGTTIVKTVAVSPGTTTLPTTVKVASSPVMVSNPATRMLKTAAAQVGTSVSSSTTNTPTRPIITVHKSGTVTVAQQAQVMTTVVGGVTKTITLVKSPISVPGGSALISNLGKVMSVVQTKPVQTSAVTGQASTGPVTQIIQTKGPLPAGTILKLVTSADGKPTTIITTSQAGGTGTKPTILGISSVSPNTTKPGTTTIIKTIPMSAIITQSGATGVTSSPGIKSPITIITTKVMTSGTGTPAKIITAMPKLATGHGQQGVTQVRQVVLKGAPGQPGTILRTVPMGGVRLVTPVTVSAVKPTVTTLVVKGTTGVTTLGTVTGTVSTSLAGTGGHNTNASLATPITTLGTIATLSSQVINPAAITVSAAQTTLTAAGGLSTPTITMQPVSQPTQVTLITTPSGVEAQPVHDLPVSILASPTTEQPTATVTIAESGQGDAQPGTVTLVCSNPPCEIHDTGTTNTATTTVVGTLGGPTQVQFVCDGQETGGLQAGGRVVRVCSNPPCETHETGTTNTATTVLSAGQKVCSNPPCETHETGTTNTATTSRTEKAPAEPPCQTFQTSATSTTMTVKPIVGTGQLVCSNPPSETHETGTTNTATTATSNMGRGQPDGGQEEPANPPCQTKQVNTTNTTMSAKADVPTEQPCTVQMVSFVPQKPAASSGTTTVQASERPVAPKTLQCESHHTHTTNTATTARSLMGRGQPDGEWVGSANPPCQTQQTSSTSTTMSAKANVPTKQPCTIQMVSPDLVTGSAHLSAPCKTHEMDAKDAGSQVCSSPPCETHEPGTTNTATSNMGATPRICSSSPCETHETGTTNTATTTTSNVGAGQQVCSNPPCETHETGTTNTATTTTSNVGAGQQVCSNPPCETHETGTTNTATTTTSNMGAGQGEGAQQTPVTPPCETQQTSSTSTTMSPSVGGDGTQPSSSALAQGGGSESGKAPEGEAPGTVQSPPRSPASRVCSNPPCETHETGTTHTATTVTSSMGSNQDQPPATNGQQGEPETTVSESTAAPSPSAVTTTVPSTQTRAVTTVTQSTPAPGPSVPNISSLAETPVEEAAPPAEAPAATSTDSLPGASEPLRPAVEVQAAPSEPQEPAQAAPVGTPSTEAPPAEAAAPQPELPAPVEEALPAPAAAAQEPVAMVVLPQATPAAPPPSEVEQLALPQELMAESQAGTTTLMVTGLTPEELAVTAAAEAAAQAAATEEAQALAIQAVLQAAQQAVMGSGEAMDTSEAAAQAELGHLGSEGPESQPTAIPIVLTQQELAALVQQQQQLQEAQAAAAAAAAAAAAAQQHPPQHPLPSHLPTEALAPADSLNDPASESNGLNELASAVTSTVGLLPPTPTESLAPSNTFVAPQPVVVAASPAKLQAAATLAEVANGIEPAPVKPEPPAQPPKVVVKKENQWFDVGVVKTTNMMVTHYFLPPDDAPATEDDSGTVPDYSQLKKQELQPGTAYKFRVAGINACGRGPFSEISAFKTCLPGFPGAPCAIKISKSPDGAHLTWEPPSVTSGKITEYSVYLAIQSAQAGEPKSAAPAQLAFMRVYCGPSPSCLVQSASLSNAHIDYTTKPAIIFRIAARNEKGYGPATQVRWLQESSKDGSMIKPANKRPLSSPDLKTAPKKPKADGQ; encoded by the exons ATGGTGGAATATGGCAAGTACAGCAACGACCTCTACGAACTGCAG GCCAGCCGCTGGGAGTGGAAGAGACTGAAGGCCAAGACTCCCAAGAATGGGCCCCCGCCCTGCCCACGCCTTGGTCATAGCTTCTCACTGGTGGGCAATAAATGCTACCTATTTGGGGGACTGGCCAATGACAGTGAAGACCCAAAGAACAACATTCCCAG ATACCTTAATGACCTCTACATCTTGGAGCTGCGTCCAGGTTCTGGTGTGGTGGCATGGGACATCCCCATCACCTATGGTGTGCTGCCTCCACCGCGGGAGTCCCACACTGCTGTGGTGTACACAGAAAAAGACAACAAGAAATCCAAGCTGGTCATATATGGTGGCATGAGTGGTTGTCGTCTTGGTGACCTCTGGACACTTGACATTG ATTCTCTGACCTGGAACAAGCCCACCCTGAGTGGTGTGGCTCCCCTCCCACGCAGCCTACATTCAGCAACCACCATTGGGAACAA GATGTATGTGTTTGGGGGCTGGGTACCCCTTGTCATGGATGATGTCAAAGTGGCCACACATGAAAAGGAGTGGAAATGCACAAATACACTGGCCTGCCTCAACCTTG atTCCATGGCTTGGGAGCCCATTCTGATGGACACGTTGGAAGATAATATTCCACGGGCACGAGCTGGGCACTGTGCTGTGGCCATCAATACTCGTTTGTATATCTGGAGTGGCCGCGATGGGTATCGCAAGGCCTGGAATAACCAGGTCTGCTGCAAGGATCTCTGGTATCTCGAGACAG AGAAACCTCCATCGCCTTCACGGGTGCAGCTGGTCCGTGCCAACACCAACTCCCTGGAAGTGAGCTGGGGTTCTGTCCCAACTGCTGACACTTACTTGCTGCAGCTGCAGAAGTATGACATCCCAGCTGCCACCTCGCCAGCTACCAACCCTGTGCCCTCAGTGCCTGTCAACCCCCCCAAGAGCCCCGCTCCGGCtgcagctgcccctgcccctcctgtgCAGCCATTGACCCAAATGGGCATcacactgctgccccaggcaacagctgttgctgctgccgccactgctgccgctgccgccgccgctcctGCCCCACCTACCACAACCACCATCCAGGTGCTGCCTACTGTGCCTAGCAGTCCAATGCCggtgcctgctgctgccgccactcctCGCCCACAAG CTGTCCCAGCTGTGCTGAAGGTCACAGGCCCACAAGCTACCACAGGAGCTCCGTTGGTGACAGTGCGTTCGGCAGGGCAGGCTGGGAAGGGCCCAGTGACAGTGACTTCACTGCCAGCTGGGGTGCGCATGGTAGTGCCCACCCAGACCACTCAAGGGACG gtgattggcagcagcccccaGATGAGTGGAATGGCTGCTCTGGcggcagctgctgccgccactcagAAAATCCCACCATCTTCTACCCCTACTATGTTGAGTGTTCCTGCTGGCACCACCATAGTGAAGACTGTTGCTGTTTCACCGGGGACCACCACGCTGCCCACCACAGTTAAAGTAGCCTCTTCTCCTGTCATG GTGAGCAACCCAGCAACTCGCATGCTCAAGACAGCAGCTGCCCAGGTGGGCACCTCCGTCTCTTCTTCCACCACCAATACGCCTACCCGGCCCATCATCACCGTGCACAAGTCGGGCACTGTCACCGTAGCACAGCAGGCCCAGGTGATGACCACCGTGGTGGGTGGGGTGACAAAGACCATCACACTGGTGAAAAGTCCCATCTCGGTTCCAGGAGGCAGTGCATTG ATTTCCAACTTGGGTAAGGTGATGTCAGTTGTTCAGACGAAACCAGTTCAGACGTCGGCGGTGACAGGCCAGGCATCTACAGGCCCAGTGACCCAGATAATCCAG ACCAAAGGGCCTCTGCCGGCAGGAACCATCCTGAAGCTGGTGACCTCAGCAGATGGCAAGCCCACCACAATCATCACCACCTCCCAGGCAGGTGGTACAGGCACCAAACCCACCATCCTGGGCATCAGCAGTGTGTCTCCAAACACAACAAAGCCTGgaaccaccaccatcatcaaaaCTATTCCCATGTCAGCTATCATTACCCAGTCGGGTGCCACAG GTGTTACCAGTAGCCCTGGAATAAAGTCTCCCATTACTATCATCACTACAAAAGTGATGACCTCTGGCACTGGCACACCGGCCAAGATCATCACAGCAATGCCTAAGCTGGCCACAGGACATGGGCAGCAGGGTGTGACACAGGTCAGACAG GTGGTGCTTAAAGGAGCACCAGGTCAGCCTGGTACCATCCTGCGCACTGTCCCTATGGGTGGAGTGCGGCTTGTCACCCCTGTCACTGTGTCTGCTGTCAAACCCACGGTCACCACTCTGGTGGTGAAAGGAACCACAG gTGTCACCACCTTAGGTACTGTAACAGGCACAGTCTCAACTAGCCTAGCTGGGACTGGGGGGCACAATACCAATGCCTCCCTAGCAACACCTATTACCACCTTGGGCACAATTGCCACCCTTTCCAGCCAGGTCATCAATCCAGCTGCCATCACAGTCTCCGCAGCACAAACCACCTTGACAGCAGCAGGAGGGTTGAGTACCCCCACCATCACGATGCAG CCTGTCTCCCAGCCCACCCAAGTCACCCTGATTACAACACCTAGTGGAGTAGAAGCCCAGCCAGTGCATGACTTGCCTGTCTCCATCTTGGCCTCACCCACCACAGAGCAGCCTACAGCCACTGTCACGATTGCTGAATCTGGGCAGGGTGACGCACAGCCAGGCACGGTTACTCTAGTGTGCTCCAACCCGCCATGTGAGATACACGACACTGGCACAACCAACACGGCCACAACCACTGTAGTGGGCACTTTGGGTGGGCCAACCCAGGTGCAGTTTGTATGTGATGGACAAGAGACCGGTGGGCTCCAGGCCGGTGGTAGAGTGGTGAGGGTCTGCTCCAACCCACCTTGTGAGACCCATGAAACGGGTACCACCAACACAGCCACTACCGTGCTGAGTGCTGGGCAGAAGGTGTGCTCCAACCCGCCTTGTGAGACTCACGAGACAGGCACCACCAATACGGCCACCACCTCCAGAACAGAGAAGGCACCTGCAGAGCCACCATGCCAAACTTTCCAGACTAGTGCCACTAGCACAACTATGACAGTGAAGCCCATTGTGGGCACAGGTCAGCTAGTGTGCTCCAACCCACCCTCTGAAACACATGAAACAGGAACCACCAAtacagccaccaccgccacttCCAACATGGGCCGGGGACAGCCTGATGGTGGACAGGAAGAACCAGCTAATCCTCCGTGCCAAACAAAGCAGGTCAATACCACCAACACCACCATGTCAGCAAAAGCAGATGTGCCGACGGAGCAGCCATGCACGGTCCAGATGGTAAGCTTTGTACCACAGAAGCCAGCTGCAAGTTCAGGCACAACCACAGTACAGGCCAGTGAAAGACCAGTAGCACCGAAAACCCTCCAATGCGAATCCCATCATACCCACACCACCAACACTGCCACCACAGCTCGGTCTCTCATGGGTCGAGGGCAGCCTGATGGAGAGTGGGTAGGCTCTGCCAATCCTCCGTGCCAAACGCAGCAGACcagctccaccagcaccaccatgtCTGCCAAAGCTAATGTGCCTACGAAGCAGCCATGCACAATACAGATGGTATCACCAGACTTGGTCACAGGGTCGGCACACTTGAGTGCACCTTGCAAAACTCACGAAATGGATGCCAAGGATGCAGGCTCTCAGGTCTGCTCCAGTCCACCTTGTGAGACGCATGAGCCTGGCACCACCAACACAGCTACATCAAATATGGGTGCCACTCCACGCATTTGCTCCAGTTCACCTTGCGAGACTCATGAGACTGGAACTACCAACACAGCCACCACTACCACGTCAAATGTAGGTGCTGGGCAACAAGTGTGCTCCAATCCACCTTGTGAGACCCATGAGACTGGCACCACCAATACAGCCACCACTACCACGTCAAATGTAGGCGCTGGGCAACAGGTGTGCTCCAATCCACCTTGTGAGACACACGAAACGGGCACCACAAATACAGCAACCACGACGACATCAAATATGGGTGCTGGGCAGGGTGAAGGTGCCCAGCAAACTCCTGTAACTCCACCATGTGAAACGCAGCAGACAAGCTCTACTAGCACCACCATGTCACCCAGCGTTGGAGGTGATGGCACCCAGCCCTCCAGCTCAGCCTTGGCCCAGGGAGGAGGCTCTGAATCAGGAAAAGCTCCTGAGGGAGAGGCTCCTGGGACTGTCCAGTCACCTCCTCGGAGCCCAGCATCTAGAGTGTGCTCAAATCCTCCCTGTGAAACCCATGAAACAGGAACGACCCATACAGCCACCACTGTCACTTCCTCCATGGGGTCCAATCAAG ATCAGCCACCTGCTACCAATGGCCAACAGGGGGAGCCTGAGACAACTGTGAGCGAGAGCACAgctgcccccagccccagtgcTGTTACAACCACCGTCCCCTCCACACAGACCAGAGCTGTCACCACTGTTACGCAATCCACGCCCGCGCCAGGGCCCTCTGTGCCG AACATCTCCTCGCTGGCTGAGACCCCTGTGGAGGAGGCAGCTCCTCCTGCTGAGGCTCCGGCTGCCACCAGCACAGATTCCCTCCCAGGAGCCTCCGAGCCACTGCGGCCTGCTGTAGAGGTGCAGGCTGCCCCATCCGAGCCTCAAGAGCCAGCCCAGGCAGCGCCAGTAGGCACTCCATCCACAGAAGCCCCACCAGCCGAAGCTGCTGCTCCTCAGCCGGAACTGCCAGCCCCTGTGGAGGAGGCACTGCCCGCACCAGCAGCCGCTGCCCAGGAGCCTGTGGCGATGGTGGTGCTCCCGCAGGCCACTCCTGCAGCCCCTCCACCCTCCGAAGTGGAGCAGCTGGCACTGCCTCAAGAGCTGATGGCCGAGAGCCAAGCAGGCACCACCACACTCATGGTGACGGGGTTGACACCGGAGGAACTGGCAGTGACGGCTGCTGCAGAGGCTGCCGCCCAAGCTGCTGCCACCGAAGAGGCACAAGCCCTGGCCATTCAGGCAGTCTTGCAAGCCGCCCAGCAGGCTGTAATGG GCTCTGGAGAGGCCATGGACACATCTGAGGCAGCAGCACAAGCAGAACTGGGTCACTTGGGCTCGGAAGGCCCTGAGAGCCAGCCCACTGCCATCCCGATTGTGCTCACACAGCAAGAACTGGctgctcttgtgcagcagcagcagcagctccaggaagctcaggcggcggcagccgctgccgccgctgccgcagcTGCTGCCCAGCAGCATCCGCCTCAGCACCCTCTCCCTTCCCACTTGCCCACGGAAGCCCTGGCCCCTGCTGATAGCCTCAATGATCCAGCCAGCGAGAGCAATGGTCTCAATGAGTTGGCCAGCGCAGTCACCAGCACAGTTGGGCTACTTCCCCCCACACCTACAGAGA GTCTTGCTCCATCTAACACATTTGTGGCCCCACAACCTGTCGTGGTGGCGGCTAGCCCAGCAAAATTACAGGCAGCAGCTACTCTGGCAGAGGTGGCTAATGGAATTGAACCAGCTCCTGTG AAGCCAGAGCCTCCCGCACAGCCTCCAAAAGTGGTTGTGAAGAAGGAAAATCAGTGGTTTGATGTGGGTGTTGTCAAGACAACCAACATGATGGTGACACACTACTTCCTGCCTCCTGATGATGCGCCTGCTACAGAG GATGATTCAGGCACTGTTCCTGATTATTCTCAACTCAAGAAGCAGGAGCTACAGCCTGGCACAGCGTATAAGTTCCGAGTGGCGGGAATCAATGCCTGTGGCCGGGGCCCTTTCAGCGAAATCTCGGCATTCAAGACCTGTCTGCCTGGCTTTCCTGGAGCTCCTTGTGCCATTAAAATCAGCAAG AGTCCAGATGGGGCCCACCTGACTTGGGAGCCACCTTCAGTCACCTCTGGGAAGATCACGGAGTATTCTGTGTACCTGGCCATCCAGAGCGCCCAGGCAGGCGAGCCCAAGAGTGCCGCCCCTGCTCAACTAGCCTTCATGCGGGTTTACTGTGGGCCCAGCCCCTCGTGCCTGGTGCAGTCAGCGAGTCTCTCCAATGCCCACATAGACTACACCACGAAGCCTGCCATCATCTTCCGCATTGCTGCCCGCAATGAGAAGGGCTATGGCCCTGCCACACAAGTCCGGTGGCTGCaag AGTCCAGTAAGGATGGTTCCATGATAAAACCAGCCAACAAGAGGCCGCTTTCATCTCCTGATCT GAAAACTGCTCCAAAGAAGCCCAAAGCAGATGGGCAGTGA